The nucleotide window ACAGACCACCAGCACTTTTTTGCTCTTGGGCAGTTGCATAGCGGCATAAAGACCCGCAATACCAGCACCAATGATCAATACATCATATTTCTGCACATCTTTCCTTTATTTTGTACTCTGTTGCGAGCTGTTCACATCGGGAACATAGACCGGATTGGTCTTGTACCCGCATCCTGACAAAACGATACAGCAAAGTGATGCTATAATCACTGTATGAAAAAAGCGTCTATGATTCTCTCTCATCTTACCGACCAACCTCAATTCAAATCTTTAAAGCAGCATGCCTGCTACAAGAAGTATATTTCCCTGCTTGGTGCGAAGTGGCAAAAAGCTATTGCCTTCGTCTACATACAGAACGATACACTTTTCGTAGCCGTCACACACCCGGGCTTCAAAATGGAACTCAATTATAATAAAGATATATTAAAGAGCGTATTAACACAGCTCGCCACCCTCGACAAAGCGTGTGAAATGTTACAGGCAGAGAAGATCGTGATCTTCCACAGCAAATATCGCTCGATCATCCGGGAGGAAGCCGAGACCTCTACTGTTCCCTATTACAATGAACTTGCCTCAAGCGATTTCAGTATTGAAAGTGAGGATGATGAGATCAAGGCAAAATTCGAAGCGATCCGTGAACGTATTCTGGAACGCATCCAAGAGCAGAAATGATAACAACGCTCAGATCCCTTC belongs to Sulfurovum riftiae and includes:
- a CDS encoding DciA family protein, which produces MKKASMILSHLTDQPQFKSLKQHACYKKYISLLGAKWQKAIAFVYIQNDTLFVAVTHPGFKMELNYNKDILKSVLTQLATLDKACEMLQAEKIVIFHSKYRSIIREEAETSTVPYYNELASSDFSIESEDDEIKAKFEAIRERILERIQEQK